In Zingiber officinale cultivar Zhangliang chromosome 8B, Zo_v1.1, whole genome shotgun sequence, a single genomic region encodes these proteins:
- the LOC122016285 gene encoding jasmonate-induced oxygenase 2-like yields the protein MDCLAEWPEPVVPVESLAHLQTIPDRYVKPPEERPNCIASAGDDAADAIPVVDLAALTEERVDAAIAEAVSAACRGWGFFQAVNHGVAPELVRRFAAAWRGFFRLPVEVKRRYANSPATYEGYGSRLGVDREAALDWSDYYFLHLLPCLLKDHRKWPQLPHELSEVTEEYGAEMRRLCRRLMRALSVGLGLLEGRLAAAFGGEEEEEGACMRINFYPKCPQPELALGLSPHSDPGGLTVLLPDHHAKGLQVRRPGDGAWVTVRPLPDALVVNVADQIQILSNARYKSVEHRVAVNGEKERMSAAYFYNPRSDVPVQPLPELVEASGGAALYQPMTFDEYRLYIRQKGPQGKSQLSELYQNKVHINSAIDQGQ from the exons ATGGATTGTCTCGCAGAATGGCCCGAACCGGTCGTCCCGGTTGAGTCCTTGGCTCACTTGCAAACCATCCCGGACCGCTACGTCAAGCCGCCGGAAGAGCGCCCCAACTGCATTGCCAGCGCCGGCGACGACGCCGCGGACGCCATTCCAGTCGTGGACCTTGCCGCACTGACCGAGGAGCGCGTCGACGCTGCCATAGCGGAGGCCGTCTCGGCGGCGTGCAGGGGGTGGGGCTTCTTCCAGGCGGTGAACCACGGGGTCGCGCCGGAACTGGTGCGGCGGTTCGCGGCCGCTTGGCGCGGCTTCTTCCGCCTCCCGGTCGAGGTTAAGCGGCGCTACGCCAACTCCCCGGCGACCTACGAGGGCTACGGAAGCCGGCTCGGTGTTGACCGAGAGGCGGCGCTCGATTGGAGCGACTACTActtcctccacctcctcccttgCCTGCTCAAGGACCACCGCAAGTGGCCGCAACTCCCACACGAGTTAAG CGAGGTGACGGAGGAGTACGGGGCGGAGATGCGGCGGCTGTGCCGGAGGCTGATGAGGGCGCTGTCGGTCGGGCTCGGACTGCTGGAGGGCCGCCTTGCAGCGGCCTTCggcggagaagaggaagaagagggagcaTGCATGCGCATCAACTTCTACCCCAAGTGCCCGCAGCCGGAGCTGGCCCTCGGCTTGTCGCCGCACTCCGATCCCGGCGGCCTCACGGTGCTCCTCCCCGACCACCACGCCAAGGGACTTCAAGTCCGCCGCCCCGGAGACGGCGCCTGGGTCACCGTCCGCCCGCTCCCCGACGCCTTGGTCGTCAACGTCGCCGACCAGATCCAA ATATTGAGCAATGCGCGATACAAGAGCGTGGAGCACAGGGTGGCGGTGAACGGCGAGAAAGAGCGCATGTCGGCGGCCTACTTCTACAACCCCAGGAGCGACGTGCCCGTCCAACCGCTTCCGGAGCTCGTGGAGGCCAGCGGCGGGGCGGCGCTCTACCAGCCGATGACCTTCGATGAGTACCGGCTGTACATTCGGCAGAAGGGGCCACAGGGCAAGTCCCAACTAAGTGAACTCTATCAAAACAAAGTTCATATTAATTCAGCAATTGACCAAGGGcagtga